CCGGGATGCTATGCAGAAGGAAATGAACCAGTTGACTTCTGAAATCAACCGGATCGGCAATACCGCTGAGTTCAATACCCAGAAATTATTGAATGGCGGCGGCGTGGAAACCCAGCTTACGGTTAATACCGTTAAAGCCGGCGCAGCAGCAGGTAATTTTGATGGCGCGGGCGCATTTACCAGGGTGGCAGTCGGTTCAGGAACGGCCGCAGTTACTAGTGCAGTCACTGTTGACGGAACGAATACCGTTACGGTTACTTCGGGTGCTGCGAACGGAGCTACAGCAAATGCTTACTCTATCAAATTTGATTCCGCTAGTAGCGGCAGTACAACTGCAAGTGTTCAGGGAAGCGTTATTACTGTACATTTAGATAAAACGAACGCTGCTATCGCGGCTGCTGACATCCAAACGGCACTGACTGGACTTACTGTACCCGGTTTAGACGCGAGTAAATTTACAGTAGCTGTTAGTGCGGCTGTCGACGGCACAAAAGCAATTACTAGTGCTGTTACTGGGTTAGGATCCGGTACTGCAGGTATATCTGCTGCCACAGCTCTTGTTGCTGCCGATAATGCCTACACGATGCCCATAACTACAATAACTGCAGGTGTTCAAGGCAATGCGTCGGTATGGGATTCCGGTGCTGTTACTGCGTTAGGCAACGGGGCAAGCGGAACAGTTACTTTTAATGGTGTAACGGTATCGATTAACAGTTCTGCTTCAGGTGCGGTCGGTCCGTCTGCGACTGATGGAAGAACCGCAAGCGTAACTGTCGCTGATGGTTCTACTGCCGATCAGACTGCTGCTGCGATTGTAAGTGCATTCAATGCGGCCAAAGCATACGGTGGTAGTGAACTAAAGGACTTTACTTTTACTACTAACGGAAGCCAATTCAAGATTACGGATACGTTTGCCAACGGCGCAACGAACAATGCTTTAAACATTACAACTTCTGGTGTAACACTTACCGGTGGTGCCAAAGTAGCTGGTGTAACGGAAGTTAGAGGTAAATACACTGTCGCAATCGATAAAGCCTTTGAAGCAGCGGGCATGAGCATCAATATTGATGGACAAACGTTTACTACGGTGGCTTCCGGAGCTAAGGCTTCTGCTCAGCAGATTAACGTTGGAACGGATGTACATCAACAAGCTTTAGAATTGGCTCAGGCAATGAATGCCAATGCCACTATAAGCTCTCGCTTTGATGCGACTGTAGATGATGCAGGAAAGATTACTTTGACTGAGAAAACGGGGCAAGCTTTCAATACTGCGTTGGCAAGCGGCTATGTAGTAGGGAACAAAGCTATGGCAGGTATTGCTGACTTCACTGTTGATACTCCCGTTGCAGTTGGTGGAAAATATGAGATTGACGGCGTAAAGATTGCAGTAACGGATGATGCTAGTGATTCCAGAATTGCTCAGGGTACTGCCGTTCTGTATAATGCCGACAAAGCGACGCAAACCCAGAACTTGATGCAGGCGATTACTGCCAATGCTAGCTTAAATACCAAATATACTGCTACCGCCTCTTCCAATACCATTACGTTGACCCAGAAAACCGGTCAGGAATCAATGGTGAAAGCAGCCGCACTGACAGGCACGAATGCCAACGATGGCTTCACGGCTACCTTCCAAATCGGTGCCAATACCGGACAGACTATGATTGTTGATATGTCCGATATGCGTTCACTGGCACTGGGAATCTCCGGCACGACTGCTGGTGCAACTCTCACTGCTAAGAATGGCGCTCAGGCTAATCTGACCCAGATAAAGACGGCTTCCAATGGTTCCGATAACAATAATGTGGAGTATTCCCTTGATCTGTCTACCGCTTCCAAAGCAACGGCAGCCATCAGTATTATTGACGATGCTACTGCTAAGGTTTCGGCAGAACGGGCTAAATTGGGTGCCTACCAGAACCGTCTGGAACACACCATTAACAACTTGCAGTCTTCTTCGCAGAACATCACCAGTGCTGAAGCCAGCATCCGCGATGTAGATATGGCTTCGGAAATGACCAATTTCCAGAAAAACAACATTCTCCAACAGGCTGCACAAGCCATGCTGGCCCAAGCCAACCAACAGGGCCAGGGCGTACTGCAATTACTGAGATAATTGGATTTATGTTGAGCTAGCCAGTTAATAAAGGTTTCTTTGAACGGGAGCCAGGGACGCTTGTCTCTGGCTCTTGTTTTAGTTACAGGTACTGAGCGGGTACTTGGTACTTGGCACCTG
The genomic region above belongs to Veillonellales bacterium and contains:
- a CDS encoding flagellin, yielding MIINTNMAALNTTRQLGINEKNTQSSLAKLSSGLRINSAADDAAGLAISEKMRGQIRGLNQASANAQNGISMVSTAEANLNETTSILQRMKELATNAASDTNTPDDRDAMQKEMNQLTSEINRIGNTAEFNTQKLLNGGGVETQLTVNTVKAGAAAGNFDGAGAFTRVAVGSGTAAVTSAVTVDGTNTVTVTSGAANGATANAYSIKFDSASSGSTTASVQGSVITVHLDKTNAAIAAADIQTALTGLTVPGLDASKFTVAVSAAVDGTKAITSAVTGLGSGTAGISAATALVAADNAYTMPITTITAGVQGNASVWDSGAVTALGNGASGTVTFNGVTVSINSSASGAVGPSATDGRTASVTVADGSTADQTAAAIVSAFNAAKAYGGSELKDFTFTTNGSQFKITDTFANGATNNALNITTSGVTLTGGAKVAGVTEVRGKYTVAIDKAFEAAGMSINIDGQTFTTVASGAKASAQQINVGTDVHQQALELAQAMNANATISSRFDATVDDAGKITLTEKTGQAFNTALASGYVVGNKAMAGIADFTVDTPVAVGGKYEIDGVKIAVTDDASDSRIAQGTAVLYNADKATQTQNLMQAITANASLNTKYTATASSNTITLTQKTGQESMVKAAALTGTNANDGFTATFQIGANTGQTMIVDMSDMRSLALGISGTTAGATLTAKNGAQANLTQIKTASNGSDNNNVEYSLDLSTASKATAAISIIDDATAKVSAERAKLGAYQNRLEHTINNLQSSSQNITSAEASIRDVDMASEMTNFQKNNILQQAAQAMLAQANQQGQGVLQLLR